From Leopardus geoffroyi isolate Oge1 chromosome B4, O.geoffroyi_Oge1_pat1.0, whole genome shotgun sequence, a single genomic window includes:
- the TCF20 gene encoding transcription factor 20 isoform X2 — MLEGCWPAAVLLNSMQSFREQSSYHGDQQSYPQEVHGSSRIEEFSPRQAQMFQNFGGAGGGSGGSGGGGGGRRGTAAAAAMASETSGHQGYQGFRKEAGDFYYMAGSKDPVTTGTPQPPQRRPSGPVQSYGPPQGSSFGNQYGSEGHVGQFQAQHSALGGVSHYQQDYTGPFSPGSAQYQQQASSQQQQQQQQQQVQQLRQQLYQSHQPLPQATGQPASGSSHLQPMQRPSALPSSAAGYQLRVGQFGQHYQSSAASSSSSFPSPQRFSQSGQSYDGGYSVNAGSQYEGHGVGSNAQAYGTQSNYSYQPQSMKNFEQAKIPPGTQQPQQQPQQQAQQAQQHPPQHVMQYTNAATKLPLQGQVGQYSQPEVPVRSPMQFHQNFSPISNPSPAASVVQSPSCSSTPSPLMQSGESLQCGQGSVPMGSRNRILQLMPQLSPTPSMMPSPNSHAAGFKGFGLEGVPEKRLTDPGLSSLSALSTQVANLPNTVQHMLLSDALTPQKKTSKRPSSSSKKADSCTNSEGSSQPEEQLKSPMAESLDGGCSSSSEDQGERVRQLSGQSTSSDTTYKGGASEKAGSSPAQGTQNEAPRLNASPAAGEEAASPGAKDTPLSSEGNPKVNEKTVGVIVSREAMTSRVEKAGGQDKSSQEDDPVVTQRPPSTGGAKETSHPSVPQPEPPGGGSKGNKNGDNNSNHNGEGNGQSGHSTVGPGFIGRSEPSKSPGSLRYSYKDSFGSAVPRNVSSFPQYPTGQDKGDFTGHGERKGRNEKFPSLLQEVLQGYHHHPDRRYSRSTQEHQGMAGGLEGATRPNVLVSQTNELASRGLLNKSIGSLLENPHWGPWERKSSGTAPEMKQINLADYPIPRKFEIEPQSSAHEPGGSLSERRSVICDISPLRQIVRDPGAHSLGHMGADARLARSERLNPSLSQSVILPGGLVSMETKLKSQSGQIKEEDFEPPKSQASFNNKKSGDHCHPASIKHESYRGNASPGAAHDSISDYGPQDSRPAPMRRVPGRVGGREGMRGRSPSQYHDFSEKLKMSPGRSRGPGGDPHHMNPHMTFSERANRTSLHAPFSPNSESLASAYHTNTRAHAYGDPNAGLNSQLHYKRQMYQQQQEEYKDWSSSSAQGVISAAQHRQEGPRKSPRQQQFLDRVRSPLKNDKDGMMYGPPMGTYHDPSAQEGGRCLMSSDGLSNKGIELKHGSQKLQQESCWDLSRQTSPAKSSGPPGMSNQKRYGPPHEADGHGLAETAQSSKPGNVMLRLPGQEDHSSQNPLIMRRRVRSFISPIPSKRQSQDVKNSNTEDKGRLLHPPKEGADRAFNSYAHLSHSQDVKSVPKRESSKDLPSPDSRNCPAVTLTSPAKTKILPPRKGRGLKLEAIVQKITSPNIRRSASSNSAEAGGDTVTLDDILSLKSGPPEGGSVAVPDAEMEKRKGELVSDLVCPTSQDLNVEKPLARSSEEWRGSGDDKVKTETHPDTITAGKEPPGTMTSTTSQKPGSNQGRPDGSLGGTAPLIFSDAKNVPPAGVSAPEANPKAEDKESDTVTISPKQEGFPPKGYFPSGKKKGRPIGSVNKQKKQQPPPPPPQPPQIPEASADGEPKPKKQRQRRERRKPGAQPRKRKTKQAVPIVEPQEPEIKLKYATQPLDKTDAKNKSFFPYIHVVNKCELGAVCTIINAEEEEQTKLVRGRKGQRSLTPPPSSTESKVLPASSFMLQGPVVTESSVMGHLVCCLCGKWASYRNMGDLFGPFYPQDYAATLPKNPPPKRATEMQSKVKVRHKSASNGSKTDTEEEEEQQQKEQRSLAAHPRFKRRHRSEDCGGGPRSLSRGLPCKKATTEGGGEKTVLDSKPSVPTTSEGGPELELQIPELPLDSNEFWVHEGCILWANGIYLVCGRLYGLQEALEIAREMKCSHCQEAGATLGCYNKGCSFRYHYPCAIDADCLLHEENFSVRCPKHKPPLPFPLPPLQNKTAKGSLSTEQSERG; from the coding sequence GAGGGCTGTTGGCCCGCTGCCGTGCTGCTGAACAGTATGCAGTCCTTCCGGGAGCAAAGCAGTTACCACGGAGACCAACAGAGCTACCCGCAGGAGGTACACGGCTCATCCCGGATAGAAGAGTTCAGCCCTCGTCAGGCCCAGATGTTCCAGAATTTTGGGGGTGCAGGTGGCGGCAGTGgtggcagcggcggcggcggcggtgggcGACGAGGAACGGCGGCTGCGGCAGCGATGGCTAGCGAAACCTCTGGCCACCAGGGCTACCAGGGTTTCAGGAAGGAGGCTGGAGACTTTTACTACATGGCGGGCAGCAAAGACCCCGTGACGACGGGAACCCCACAGCCGCCTCAGCGAAGGCCTTCGGGGCCTGTGCAGAGCTACGGACCCCCCCAGGGGAGCAGCTTTGGCAATCAGTATGGGAGCGAGGGTCACGTGGGCCAGTTTCAAGCACAGCACTCTGCCCTTGGTGGTGTGTCTCATTATCAGCAGGATTACACGGGGCCCTTCTCCCCAGGGAGCGCTCAGTACCAGCAGCAGGCCTccagccagcagcagcagcagcagcagcagcagcaggtacAGCAGTTGAGACAACAGCTTTACCAGTCCCATCAGCCTCTGCCGCAAGCCACTGGCCAGCCAGCGTCTGGTTCGTCCCACCTGCAGCCGATGCAGCGGCCCTCAGCTCTGCCGTCCTCTGCTGCCGGGTACCAGCTCCGAGTGGGTCAGTTCGGCCAACACTACCAGTCTTctgccgcctcctcctcctcctccttcccttcgcCACAGCGTTTCAGCCAGTCGGGACAGAGCTACGACGGCGGTTACAGCGTGAACGCTGGATCCCAGTATGAAGGACACGGCGTGGGTTCTAATGCACAGGCCTATGGGACACAATCAAATTACAGCTATCAGCCTCAATCTATGAAGAATTTTGAACAGGCAAAGATTCCACCAGGGACGCAGCAGCCGcagcagcagccgcagcagcaGGCGCAGCAGGCGCAGCAGCACCCCCCTCAGCATGTGATGCAGTACACCAACGCTGCCACCAAGCTGCCCCTGCAGGGCCAGGTGGGCCAGTACAGCCAGCCCGAGGTTCCTGTGAGGTCCCCCATGCAGTTCCACCAGAACTTCAGCCCCATCTCGAACCCCTCCCCCGcggcctcggtggttcagtctcCGAGCTGTAGCTCCACCCCGTCTCCTCTGATGCAGAGTGGGGAGAGCCTCCAGTGCGGGCAAGGCAGTGTGCCCATGGGTTCCAGAAACAGAATTTTACAGTTAATGCCCCAGCTCAGCCCGACCCCCTCAATGATGCCCAGCCCTAATTCTCATGCTGCAGGCTTCAAAGGGTTTGGACTAGAAGGAGTGCCAGAAAAGCGACTGACAGATCCTGGGCTGAGTAGTTTGAGCGCCCTGAGTACTCAAGTGGCCAATCTTCCTAATACCGTTCAGCACATGCTACTTTCTGATGCCCTGACACCTCAGAAGAAGACCTCCAAGAGGCCCTCCTCGTCTTCTAAGAAAGCAGACAGCTGCACAAACTCCGAAGGCTCCTCACAGCCTGAAGAACAACTGAAGTCCCCCATGGCAGAGTCGCTGGACGGAGGCTGCTCCAGCAGCTCTGAGGATCAAGGCGAGCGTGTGAGGCAGTTAAGCGGCCAGAGCACCAGCTCCGACACCACCTACAAGGGCGGAGCCTCCGAGAAAGCTGGCTCCTCCCCGGCGCAAGGCACTCAGAACGAAGCCCCCAGACTCAATGCCAGTCCTGCAGCCGGAGAAGAGGCTGCCTCGCCAGGCGCTAAGGACACACCGTTGTCATCCGAGGGCAACCCAAAAGTCAATGAGAAGACGGTTGGGGTGATTGTCTCCCGGGAAGCTATGACAAGTCGGGTAGAAAAGGCTGGTGGGCAAGATAAAAGCTCCCAAGAGGATGATCCTGTAGTCACTCAGAGGCCACCCAGCACTGGTGGGGCAAAGGAGACCAGTCACCCATCAGTTCCACAGCCAGAGCCCCCAGGGGGCgggagcaaaggaaacaagaatggAGATAATAACTCGAACCACAATGGAGAGGGAAATGGCCAGAGCGGGCACTCCACGGTGGGCCCTGGTTTTATAGGCAGAAGTGAGCCCAGCAAATCTCCTGGAAGCCTGCGCTACAGTTACAAAGATAGTTTCGGGTCGGCCGTGCCAAGAAACGTCAGTAGCTTTCCTCAGTATCCTACGGGACAAGATAAGGGTGATTTCACCGGCCACGGGGAGCGAAAGGGTAGAAATGAGAAGTTCCCTAGCCTCCTGCAGGAAGTGCTTCAGGGCTACCACCACCACCCTGACAGGAGATATTCTAGGAGCACTCAGGAGCATCAGGGCATGGCTGGTGGCCTGGAAGGAGCCACGAGGCCTAACGTCTTGGTCAGTCAAACCAATGAATTGGCTAGCAGGGGCCTTTTGAACAAAAGCATTGGGTCCCTACTAGAAAACCCGCACTGGGGCCCCTGGGAGAGGAAGTCAAGCGGCACGGCTCCTGAGATGAAACAGATCAATTTGGCTGACTATCCGATTCCCAGAAAGTTTGAAATAGAGCCCCAGTCATCGGCTCATGAGCCCGGGGGTTCCCTCTCTGAAAGAAGATCAGTGATCTGTGATATTTCTCCACTAAGACAGATTGTCAGGGACCCGGGGGCTCACTCACTGGGACACATGGGTGCTGACGCCAGACTTGCAAGGAGTGAACGGCTCAATCCAAGTTTAAGTCAGTCGGTCATTCTTCCGGGTGGGTTGGTATCCATGGAAACAAAGCTGAAATCCCAGAGCGGGCAGATAAAAGAAGAAGACTTTGAACCACCCAAATCTCAAGCTAGTTTCAACAACAAGAAATCCGGAGACCACTGCCATCCTGCTAGCATCAAGCACGAGTCTTACCGCGGCAATGCCAGCCCTGGAGCAGCCCACGATTCCATCTCAGACTATGGCCCACAGGACAGCAGACCCGCGCCAATGCGGCGGGTCCCTGGCAGAGTCGGTGGTCGGGAGGGCATGAGGGGTCGGTCCCCTTCGCAATATCATGACTTCTCAGAAAAACTGAAGATGTCtcctgggaggagcagaggcccAGGGGGAGACCCTCATCACATGAACCCACACATGACCTTCTCGGAGAGGGCCAACCGGACTTCTTTACACGCTCCCTTCTCTCCCAACTCAGAAAGCCTGGCCTCCGCTTACCACACAAATACGCGGGCTCATGCTTATGGGGACCCCAACGCAGGCTTGAATTCTCAGCTCCATTATAAGAGACAGATGTACCAACAGCAACAAGAGGAATACAAAGACTGGAGCAGCAGCTCTGCTCAGGGAGTAATCTCTGCGGCACAGCACAGGCAGGAGGGACCACGGAAGAGCCCGAGGCAGCAGCAGTTTCTCGACAGGGTGCGGAGCCCCCTGAAAAACGACAAAGACGGTATGATGTATGGCCCACCAATGGGGACTTACCACGACCCCAGCGCTCAGGAAGGCGGGCGCTGCCTCATGTCTAGTGACGGTCTGTCTAACAAAGGCATTGAATTGAAGCATGGCTCCCAGAAGCTACAACAAGAATCTTGTTGGGATCTTTCCCGACAGACTTCTCCAGCCAAAAGCAGCGGCCCTCCGGGAATGTCCAATCAGAAAAGGTACGGACCCCCCCATGAGGCCGATGGGCACGGGCTCGCCGAGACCGCACAGTCATCCAAACCTGGCAATGTTATGCTCAGGCTTCCAGGCCAAGAGGATCATTCTTCTCAAAACCCCTTAATCATGCGGAGGCGGGTGCGTTCCTTTATCTCTCCCATCCCCAGCAAGAGGCAGTCACAAGATGTGAAAAACAGTAACACCGAAGATAAAGGGCGCCTCCTTCACCCACCAAAAGAAGGCGCCGATCGAGCATTCAATTCCTATGCGCATCTTTCTCACAGTCAGGATGTCAAGTCTGTCCCTAAGAGAGAATCCTCCAAGGACCTTCCGAGTCCAGATAGTAGGAACTGCCCTGCCGTCACCCTCACGAGCCCTGCTAAGACCAAAATACTGCCCCCTCGGAAAGGACGGGGGTTGAAACTGGAGGCTATAGTTCAGAAGATCACGTCCCCGAATATTAGGAGGAGTGCATCCTCGAACAGCGCGGAGGCCGGGGGAGACACGGTTACTCTCGATGACATACTGTCTTTGAAGAGTGGCCCTCCCGAAGGTGGGAGTGTGGCTGTTCCGGACGCcgagatggagaagagaaaaggtgaGCTGGTATCTGACCTAGTCTGTCCCACAAGCCAGGACTTGAACGTAGAAAAGCCCCTGGCGAGGTCTTCCGAGGAGTGGCGTGGCAGTGGGGACGACAAAGTGAAGACCGAAACGCACCCAGACACGATCACCGCTGGAAAGGAACCCCCTGGCACCATGACGTCCACCACCTCACAGAAGCCTGGGAGTAACCAGGGGAGACCAGACGGTTCCCTTGGTGGGACTGCGCCTTTAATCTTTTCTGACGCAAAGAATGTACCTCCAGCGGGCGTGTCGGCCCCTGAGGCAAACCCCAAGGCTGAAGACAAGGAGAGCGATACAGTGACGATTTCCCCCAAACAAGAGGGTTTCCCCCCGAAGGGGTACTTCCCGTCAGGAAAGAAGAAGGGGAGACCCATCGGTAGTGTGAacaagcagaagaaacagcagcCACCACCTCCACCCCCTCAGCCCCCTCAGATACCAGAAGCTTCTGCAGATGGAGAGCCAAAGCCAAAAAAGCAGAGGCAAAGGCGGGAGAGAAGGAAGCCTGGGGCCCAGCCAAGGAAGCGGAAAACCAAACAGGCGGTTCCCATCGTGGAACCCCAAGAACCTGAGATCAAACTAAAGTATGCCACCCAGCCACTGGATAAAACCGACGCCAAGAACAAGTCTTTTTTCCCTTACATCCATGTAGTAAATAAGTGTGAACTTGGAGCCGTGTGTACAATCATCAATGCTGAAGAAGAAGAACAGACCAAATTGGTGAGGGGTCGGAAGGGTCAGAGGTCTCTGACCCCGCCGCCCAGCAGCACTGAAAGCAAGGTGCTCCCGGCTTCGTCCTTCATGCTGCAGGGCCCCGTCGTGACAGAGTCTTctgttatggggcacctggtttGCTGTCTGTGTGGCAAGTGGGCCAGTTACCGGAACATGGGCGACCTCTTTGGACCCTTTTATCCCCAAGATTATGCAGCCACTCTCCCGAAGAATCCACCGCCCAAGAGGGCCACGGAAATGCAGAGCAAGGTTAAGGTACGGCACAAAAGCGCGTCCAACGGCTCCAAGACGGAcactgaggaggaggaagagcagcaGCAGAAGGAGCAGAGGAGCCTGGCCGCCCACCCCAGGTTTAAGCGGCGACACCGCTCGGAAGACTGTGGCGGGGGCCCTCGGTCCCTGTCCAGGGGTCTCCCTTGTAAGAAAGCAACCACCGAGGGTGGCGGCGAAAAGACCGTTTTGGACTCAAAGCCCTCCGTGCCCACCACTTCCGAAGGTGGCCCCGAGCTGGAGTTACAAATCCCTGAACTACCTCTTGACAGCAATGAATTTTGGGTCCATGAGGGTTGTATTCTCTGGGCCAACGGAATCTACCTGGTGTGCGGCAGGCTCTATGGCCTGCAGGAGGCGCTGGAAATAGCCAGAGAGATG